The Panicum hallii strain FIL2 chromosome 9, PHallii_v3.1, whole genome shotgun sequence genome has a window encoding:
- the LOC112875849 gene encoding protein G1-like5: protein MDLVPHPDSPHSDNSGGGGGASAAGALSPVASSAGAASALASPSRYESQKRRDWNTFGQYLRNHRPPLSLARCSGAHVLEFLRYLDQFGKTKVHTPACPFFGHPAPPAPCPCPLRQAWGSLDALVGRLRAAYEENGGRPENNPFGARAVRLYLREVRDHQSRARGVSYEKKKRKKAPAHPIPAAVISSSSSHDGNGHSHHYEHQMPPPPPPGAAA, encoded by the coding sequence ATGGACCTGGTGCCGCACCCGGACAGCCCGCACTCCGacaacagcggcggcggcggcggggcctcgGCGGCCGGGGCGCTGTCGCCGGTGGCGTCGTCAGCGGGCGCGGCGTCGGCGCTGGCGTCGCCGAGCCGGTACGAGTCGCAGAAGCGCCGGGACTGGAACACGTTCGGGCAGTACCTGCGGAaccaccgcccgccgctgtcCCTGGCGCGGTGCAGCGGCGCGCACGTGCTCGAGTTCCTGCGCTACCTCGACCAGTTCGGCAAGACCAAGGTGCACACCCCGGCCTGCCCCTTCTTCGGCcacccggcgccgccggcgccctgcccgTGCCCGCTCCGCCAGGCCTGGGGCAGCCTCGACGCGCTCGTCGGCAGGCTGCGCGCCGCCTACGAGGAGAACGGCGGCCGGCCCGAGAACAACCCCTTCGGAGCGCGCGCCGTCAGGCTCTACCTCCGGGAGGTCCGGGACCACCAGTCCCGCGCGCGCGGCGTCAGCTACGAGAAGAAGAAGCGCAAGAAGGCCCCGGCGCAccccatccccgccgccgtcatctcctcctcctcctcccacgACGGCAACGGCCACTCCCACCACTACGAGCACCAgatgccgccgcctccgccgcccggcgccgcggCCTGA